One region of Marinitoga sp. 1197 genomic DNA includes:
- a CDS encoding MFS transporter, with product MYLLYSSCIIAEIFFRGDVMYNKNVIIYPIYRFFINFRIIGPILIPYLLFKGLNYSQIMLLQSIYSVSIFLFEVPTGSLADKVSRKFSLFLSGIFAALGLTLYIIFNSFLIFVLAEILFGIGLTLSSGADSALLYESLIKLNRKKDFQVIEGKSNYYLFLGHAFGSILSSFLYSYNKFLPFWLSTLSVLIGSIAAFFFIETDREKSKHNYTIHIFKSFKIAINTPRIVWALLYASFYGFIYRVGFWLYQPYFSTINIDVKWYGVIFFGFNIIAAWASKYLSPKIKDTRPRKVLLSLIMLMTLSFILPVIFISKLAIAFLALQQIVRSLYRPTMNFYINHQVEDKYRATVISMVSLAANLSFAILSPFIGMALDYKGTIFTYILVGIISLTGTIELILLRKKQKKLKEKMNASA from the coding sequence ATGTATCTGTTATATTCCTCCTGTATAATTGCTGAAATATTTTTCAGGGGGGATGTAATGTATAACAAAAACGTCATTATTTACCCAATTTACAGATTTTTTATAAACTTCCGCATTATTGGACCCATACTCATTCCTTATCTACTCTTCAAAGGTTTAAATTATTCTCAAATTATGTTATTACAAAGTATTTATTCCGTTTCTATCTTTTTATTTGAAGTCCCAACCGGAAGTTTAGCCGATAAAGTTTCAAGAAAATTTTCTCTTTTTTTATCCGGAATATTTGCCGCATTGGGTCTAACCTTATATATAATTTTTAATTCATTTTTGATATTTGTTTTAGCTGAAATACTTTTTGGAATTGGTTTAACATTATCAAGTGGTGCAGATTCTGCTCTACTTTATGAAAGTTTAATCAAATTAAATCGAAAAAAAGATTTTCAGGTCATAGAAGGAAAAAGTAACTATTATTTGTTTTTAGGTCATGCTTTTGGTTCCATCCTCAGTAGTTTTTTATACTCATATAATAAGTTTCTTCCGTTTTGGCTTAGCACATTGAGTGTATTAATTGGTTCTATTGCTGCATTCTTTTTTATAGAAACAGATAGAGAAAAAAGCAAACATAATTATACTATACATATTTTTAAAAGTTTCAAAATAGCTATAAACACCCCTCGCATTGTATGGGCTTTACTATATGCTAGTTTCTATGGCTTTATATATAGAGTAGGCTTTTGGTTATATCAACCATATTTTTCCACAATAAATATTGATGTTAAATGGTACGGAGTAATATTTTTTGGATTCAATATAATTGCTGCATGGGCTTCAAAATATTTATCACCTAAAATTAAAGATACTCGCCCAAGAAAAGTATTATTAAGTTTAATAATGCTGATGACTTTAAGTTTTATTTTACCAGTAATTTTTATATCAAAATTGGCAATAGCTTTTCTGGCTTTGCAACAAATAGTTAGAAGTCTTTATAGACCAACAATGAATTTTTATATTAATCACCAAGTAGAAGATAAATATAGAGCAACTGTAATTTCAATGGTAAGTCTTGCAGCTAATTTAAGTTTTGCGATATTATCACCGTTTATTGGTATGGCACTTGATTATAAAGGGACTATTTTTACATATATTCTGGTCGGGATTATTTCACTTACCGGTACTATAGAATTAATTTTATTAAGAAAAAAACAAAAAAAGCTAAAAGAAAAAATGAATGCTTCTGCATGA
- a CDS encoding transglycosylase SLT domain-containing protein, translating to MKKFLLLLLFFMLYFLIIFSEDDPFKIPDMDMDINMNFNSDIENLFSEEFNKYFDEMNKEWEGHLKIMNEQWQELYKESQKEWDKYYKEYLIKEKKFLENFEKIWGKPFEYSSQKWFEFSEDLKTFSEVSFKSDEKNKNGYLEVKTIIEKNESPEKAMEKIKEQLKRTISKKDEFTKKPVLENLIDKKQIENPKIKKEKETVDGKIIYKTKIPIIKNPFLEKAKQYIPIVNKISKKYGLPKPFILSIIQKESSFLPYARSRSGAMGLMQLIPRYGATEAYIFLYKRKPNPRILVNELYNPEKNILYGSAYIYLLHTKYFKFEKEYSKRKYMVIAGYNMGPVAISKRVRGLNLEKMNLSGLYNYLLSNTRKETSDYLKKVLEYERNWVKIYP from the coding sequence ATGAAAAAATTTTTATTATTATTATTATTTTTTATGCTATATTTTTTAATAATTTTTTCTGAAGATGACCCATTTAAAATACCTGATATGGATATGGATATTAATATGAATTTCAATTCTGATATAGAAAATTTGTTTTCTGAAGAATTTAATAAATATTTTGATGAAATGAATAAAGAATGGGAGGGCCATTTAAAAATAATGAATGAACAATGGCAAGAATTATATAAAGAGAGCCAGAAAGAATGGGATAAATACTATAAAGAATATCTGATAAAAGAAAAGAAATTTTTAGAAAATTTTGAGAAAATCTGGGGAAAACCATTTGAATATTCATCGCAAAAATGGTTTGAATTTTCTGAAGATTTGAAAACATTTAGTGAAGTGAGTTTTAAAAGTGATGAGAAAAATAAAAATGGATATCTGGAAGTAAAAACAATTATAGAAAAAAATGAGAGTCCAGAAAAAGCTATGGAAAAAATAAAAGAACAATTGAAAAGAACTATCAGCAAAAAAGATGAATTCACCAAAAAGCCAGTTCTTGAGAATCTTATTGACAAAAAACAAATTGAAAATCCGAAAATAAAAAAAGAAAAAGAAACTGTTGATGGTAAAATCATATATAAAACAAAGATTCCAATTATAAAAAATCCTTTTCTGGAAAAGGCAAAGCAATATATTCCAATAGTTAATAAAATATCAAAAAAATATGGATTACCAAAGCCATTTATTCTTTCCATAATACAAAAAGAGTCGTCATTTTTACCATACGCAAGATCAAGAAGTGGAGCTATGGGATTGATGCAATTAATTCCCAGATATGGTGCAACGGAAGCATATATTTTTCTTTATAAACGAAAACCAAATCCTAGAATATTGGTGAATGAACTATATAATCCAGAAAAAAATATTTTATATGGGTCAGCTTATATATATTTATTACATACAAAATATTTCAAGTTCGAAAAAGAATATTCAAAACGAAAATATATGGTTATTGCAGGATATAATATGGGACCAGTAGCAATTTCAAAAAGAGTTAGAGGGTTAAACTTAGAAAAGATGAATTTAAGTGGATTATATAATTATCTTTTATCCAATACAAGAAAAGAAACTTCCGATTATTTAAAAAAAGTTTTGGAATATGAACGTAATTGGGTAAAAATTTACCCGTAG
- a CDS encoding S-layer homology domain-containing protein, translating to MKKILIILAVLSLAVFSFAATTYKDVPVNHWAFDSIERLSSLGIIEGFPDGTYQGLSQVNRYQLTVALDRALKYVEQQLFATLAEKVVSLDKQVQEIEKQSKGMSKMEVEAMIKKSIENIDTTQLNSKINELEASINELKSAYDVISFLSTKIDNVEKKINEMQSNKMIEQKISNLENNLNMLKNLSDDIAVLKKEVASNKTAVESIGILANKVADLEMKVNSVDLENIKNEISDFESKLALKADIDMVNTTIDTKVSEYLKDYAKLEDLSKVSLEITALNSKVSSLENLYNGLNSSLKSVETSVAANAGKIKELTLNFDNYVTKDTLKEYVTFGDLKQYATLGDLNARLKDYALKTDLEKYALVADVDSKLDNYVTKANLEKQLEKYAMSDSVVDKARVDKIEKTANQANILGWLGIVLGVAGVAIYFINPSK from the coding sequence ATGAAAAAGATCTTAATTATTTTAGCCGTTTTATCTTTAGCTGTATTTTCATTTGCGGCAACAACGTATAAAGATGTTCCGGTTAATCATTGGGCATTTGATTCTATTGAAAGGTTATCCTCTTTAGGCATTATTGAAGGATTTCCAGATGGAACATATCAAGGATTATCACAGGTAAATAGATATCAACTAACAGTTGCACTTGATAGAGCTTTAAAATATGTAGAACAACAATTGTTTGCAACATTAGCAGAAAAAGTTGTAAGTCTTGATAAACAGGTTCAGGAAATTGAAAAACAATCAAAAGGCATGTCAAAAATGGAAGTTGAAGCGATGATAAAAAAATCAATAGAAAATATAGACACAACGCAATTAAATTCAAAAATAAATGAATTAGAAGCTTCTATAAACGAGTTAAAAAGTGCTTATGATGTTATTAGCTTTTTGAGTACAAAAATTGACAACGTTGAAAAAAAGATAAATGAAATGCAATCAAATAAAATGATTGAACAAAAAATATCAAATTTGGAAAATAATCTAAATATGTTAAAAAATTTATCAGATGACATAGCTGTTCTTAAAAAGGAAGTTGCTTCAAATAAAACAGCAGTAGAATCAATTGGAATACTGGCTAATAAAGTAGCAGATTTAGAAATGAAAGTAAATTCAGTAGATTTAGAAAACATAAAAAATGAAATATCAGATTTTGAATCAAAATTAGCTTTAAAAGCCGATATTGATATGGTAAACACCACAATTGATACAAAAGTTAGTGAATATTTGAAAGATTATGCTAAACTTGAAGATTTGAGTAAAGTTTCATTAGAAATAACTGCTTTAAATTCAAAAGTATCATCATTAGAAAATTTATATAATGGATTAAATTCAAGCTTAAAATCTGTTGAAACATCAGTGGCTGCAAATGCTGGAAAAATAAAGGAATTAACTTTAAATTTTGATAATTATGTAACAAAAGATACATTGAAAGAATATGTAACATTTGGTGATCTAAAACAATATGCAACATTAGGAGATTTAAATGCCAGATTAAAAGATTATGCGTTAAAAACAGATCTTGAAAAATATGCACTTGTTGCTGATGTTGACTCGAAACTCGATAATTATGTAACTAAAGCAAATTTAGAAAAACAATTAGAAAAATATGCAATGTCAGATTCTGTTGTGGATAAAGCAAGAGTTGATAAAATAGAAAAAACGGCAAATCAAGCAAATATTTTAGGTTGGTTAGGTATTGTTTTAGGCGTAGCTGGTGTAGCTATTTACTTTATAAATCCATCAAAATAA